A genome region from Vibrio tapetis subsp. tapetis includes the following:
- the tkt gene encoding transketolase, translated as MSSRNLTSNKELANAIRALSMDGVQQANSGHPGAPMGMADIAEVLWRSHLNHNPQNPEWADRDRFILSNGHGSMLIYSLLHLSGYDLSIDDLKNFRQLHSKTPGHPEYGYAPGVETTTGPLGQGITNGVGMAMAEKALAAQFNREGHEIVDHNTYVFMGDGCLMEGISHEACSLAGTLGLGKLVAFWDDNGISIDGEVEGWFSDDTPKRFEAYGWHVIPAVDGHDPEAINAAIIAAKADPRPTLICTKTVIGFGSPNKAGTHDCHGAPLGADEIAATKAALGWEHGPFEIPADVYGQWDAKEAGTAKEAAWNEKFEAYAAAFPAEAAELKRRLNGDLPAQWEEKTTQIIADLQANPANIASRKASQNALEAFGAMLPEFMGGSADLAPSNLTMWSGSKSLTADDFSGNYIHYGVREFGMTAIMNGIALHGGFVPYGATFLMFMEYARNAMRMAALMKTQNIQVYTHDSIGLGEDGPTHQPVEQIASLRVTPNMSTWRPCDQVESAVAWKLAIERKDGPTALIFSRQNLAQQARDAEQVASIAKGAYILKDSAEKPELILIATGSEVELAVAAHAELTAQGKQVRVVSMPSTDAFDKQDAAYREAVLPSDVTARIAVEAGIADYWYKYVGLDGRIIGMTTFGESAPAGELFKMFGFTVENVVETAQELLA; from the coding sequence ATGTCTTCTCGTAACCTTACTTCTAATAAAGAACTCGCTAATGCTATCCGTGCGTTGAGCATGGATGGTGTTCAACAAGCTAATTCAGGTCACCCAGGTGCTCCAATGGGCATGGCTGATATCGCTGAAGTTCTTTGGCGTTCTCATCTAAATCATAACCCACAAAATCCAGAGTGGGCCGATCGCGACCGTTTTATCTTGTCTAACGGTCACGGTTCAATGTTGATCTATTCTTTACTGCACCTTTCTGGTTACGATCTTTCAATTGATGATTTGAAAAATTTCCGTCAATTGCACTCAAAAACTCCGGGTCACCCAGAGTATGGTTATGCGCCGGGCGTTGAAACGACAACAGGTCCACTAGGCCAAGGCATCACCAATGGTGTTGGCATGGCAATGGCTGAAAAAGCACTAGCGGCTCAGTTTAACCGTGAAGGCCACGAAATCGTTGACCACAACACATATGTATTTATGGGTGATGGTTGTTTGATGGAAGGTATCTCTCATGAAGCATGTTCTCTTGCGGGTACTTTAGGTCTCGGTAAGCTTGTCGCTTTCTGGGATGACAACGGCATCTCTATCGACGGTGAAGTAGAAGGTTGGTTCTCTGATGACACGCCTAAGCGTTTCGAAGCTTACGGTTGGCATGTTATTCCAGCAGTAGACGGCCATGATCCTGAAGCAATCAATGCTGCAATCATTGCGGCTAAAGCTGATCCGCGTCCTACGCTTATCTGTACTAAAACAGTTATCGGCTTTGGTTCTCCAAATAAAGCGGGTACGCACGACTGTCACGGTGCTCCACTAGGTGCTGACGAAATCGCAGCAACTAAAGCGGCATTAGGTTGGGAACACGGTCCTTTCGAAATCCCTGCTGATGTCTACGGCCAATGGGATGCGAAAGAAGCGGGTACTGCTAAAGAAGCGGCTTGGAACGAGAAGTTTGAAGCATACGCGGCAGCATTCCCTGCAGAAGCGGCTGAGCTTAAGCGTCGTCTAAACGGTGACCTTCCTGCGCAGTGGGAAGAGAAAACAACTCAAATCATCGCTGACCTTCAAGCTAACCCAGCGAACATTGCTTCACGTAAAGCGTCTCAAAATGCACTAGAAGCATTTGGTGCGATGCTACCAGAATTCATGGGCGGCTCTGCTGACCTTGCGCCTTCTAACCTAACCATGTGGTCTGGTTCTAAGTCGCTAACTGCTGATGACTTCTCTGGTAACTACATCCATTACGGTGTTCGTGAATTCGGTATGACGGCTATCATGAACGGTATTGCTTTGCACGGTGGTTTCGTACCATACGGCGCAACATTCCTAATGTTCATGGAGTACGCTCGTAACGCAATGCGCATGGCTGCTCTGATGAAAACTCAGAATATCCAAGTGTACACGCACGATTCAATCGGCCTAGGTGAAGATGGTCCAACTCACCAACCTGTTGAGCAAATCGCTTCTCTACGTGTTACTCCAAACATGAGCACATGGCGTCCATGTGACCAAGTTGAATCTGCAGTTGCATGGAAACTGGCCATTGAGCGTAAAGATGGCCCTACGGCACTTATCTTCTCTCGTCAGAACCTTGCACAGCAAGCGCGTGACGCAGAGCAAGTAGCAAGCATTGCTAAGGGTGCTTACATCCTAAAAGACAGCGCTGAGAAACCAGAGCTTATCTTGATTGCTACTGGCTCAGAGGTTGAACTTGCTGTTGCTGCACACGCAGAACTTACGGCGCAAGGTAAGCAAGTACGTGTTGTTTCAATGCCATCTACCGATGCATTCGATAAGCAAGACGCAGCTTACCGCGAAGCGGTTCTACCGTCAGACGTAACCGCTCGTATCGCTGTAGAAGCAGGTATTGCTGATTACTGGTACAAGTACGTTGGCCTAGACGGTCGTATCATCGGTATGACAACATTTGGCGAATCTGCACCAGCAGGTGAACTATTCAAAATGTTCGGCTTTACAGTTGAGAACGTCGTTGAAACAGCGCAAGAGCTTCTAGCTTAA
- the fbaA gene encoding class II fructose-bisphosphate aldolase, whose translation MSKIFDFVKPGVISGDDVQKVFEVAKENKFALPAVNVVNTDTINGVLEAASKVKAPVVVQFSNGGAGFFAGKGMKLDGQGAQILGAVAGAKYVHAVAASYGVPVILHTDHAAKKLLPWIDGLLDAGEEFFAETGKPLFSSHMIDLSEESLEENIEICGQYLERMAKMGMTLEIELGCTGGEEDGVDNSDMDASELYTSPEDVAYAYEKLSAISPRFTIAASFGNVHGVYQAGNVVLTPTILRDSQAHCAEKFGIAANALNFVFHGGSGSSEAEIQESIGYGVIKMNIDTDTQWASWDGVRTYEAENRDFLQGQIGNPTGEAAPNKKYYDPRVWLRAGQASMVTRLEKAFSDLNAIDVL comes from the coding sequence ATGTCTAAGATCTTCGATTTTGTAAAACCTGGTGTGATTTCTGGCGATGACGTGCAGAAAGTATTTGAAGTAGCAAAAGAAAACAAATTTGCACTTCCTGCTGTAAACGTTGTTAACACTGACACTATCAACGGTGTTTTAGAAGCGGCTTCTAAAGTTAAAGCTCCAGTTGTTGTTCAGTTCTCTAACGGCGGCGCTGGTTTCTTTGCTGGTAAAGGCATGAAACTTGACGGTCAAGGTGCACAAATCCTTGGTGCTGTTGCTGGTGCTAAATACGTACACGCTGTTGCTGCTTCTTACGGCGTTCCTGTGATTCTTCACACGGACCACGCAGCTAAGAAATTGCTTCCTTGGATCGACGGTCTTCTAGACGCAGGTGAAGAGTTCTTCGCTGAAACTGGCAAGCCTCTTTTCTCTTCTCACATGATTGACCTTTCTGAAGAGTCTCTAGAAGAAAACATCGAAATCTGTGGCCAATACCTTGAGCGTATGGCTAAGATGGGCATGACTCTAGAAATCGAACTAGGTTGTACTGGTGGTGAAGAAGACGGCGTAGATAACTCTGATATGGACGCATCTGAGCTTTACACATCTCCTGAAGACGTTGCATACGCATACGAGAAACTAAGCGCTATCAGCCCTCGTTTCACTATCGCTGCATCTTTCGGTAACGTACACGGTGTTTACCAAGCGGGTAACGTTGTACTTACTCCTACGATTCTTCGTGATTCTCAAGCACATTGTGCTGAGAAGTTTGGTATTGCTGCAAACGCACTTAACTTCGTATTCCACGGTGGTTCTGGTTCTTCTGAAGCAGAAATCCAAGAGTCTATCGGCTACGGTGTTATCAAAATGAACATCGATACTGATACTCAGTGGGCTTCATGGGATGGCGTTCGTACTTACGAAGCTGAAAACCGTGATTTCCTACAAGGTCAAATCGGTAACCCAACTGGCGAAGCTGCGCCAAACAAGAAGTACTACGATCCACGCGTATGGTTACGTGCTGGTCAAGCTTCTATGGTTACACGTCTTGAAAAAGCATTCTCTGACCTTAACGCAATCGACGTACTATAA
- a CDS encoding phosphoglycerate kinase, which translates to MSVIKMTDLELAGKRIFIRADLNVPVKDGKVTSDARILASLPTIKMCLEAGAKVMVTSHLGRPTEGEYNEEFSLAPVVNYLNDALDCDVKLAKDYLDGLELNAGELVVLENVRFNKGEKKNEEALSKQYAALCDIFVMDAFGTAHRAQASTHGVGTNAPVACAGPLLAAELEALGKAMDNPARPLVAIVGGSKVSTKLTVLESLSKIADQLVVGGGIANTFIAAEGHNVGKSLYEADLVETAKKLMKECAIPVATDVACAKAFDENAEAEIKHVSEVQDDDMIFDLGPDSTAALAEIIGNAKTILWNGPVGVFEFKNFEAGTAGISKAIADSEGFSVAGGGDTLAAIDKFGIKADVSYISTGGGAFLEFVEGKVLPAVAMLEERAKA; encoded by the coding sequence ATGTCTGTAATCAAGATGACTGACCTGGAACTAGCAGGTAAACGCATTTTCATCCGTGCTGACCTAAACGTACCAGTGAAAGACGGTAAAGTAACTTCAGATGCACGTATTCTTGCATCACTACCAACTATCAAAATGTGCCTAGAAGCTGGCGCAAAAGTAATGGTTACTTCTCACCTTGGTCGTCCTACTGAAGGCGAATACAACGAAGAGTTCTCTCTAGCTCCTGTTGTTAATTACCTAAATGACGCACTAGATTGTGATGTTAAACTAGCAAAAGATTACCTAGACGGCCTAGAGCTGAACGCTGGTGAGCTAGTTGTTCTTGAAAACGTTCGCTTTAATAAAGGCGAGAAGAAGAACGAAGAAGCACTTTCTAAGCAATACGCTGCTCTTTGTGACATCTTCGTGATGGACGCATTTGGTACCGCTCACCGTGCTCAAGCGTCAACTCACGGTGTTGGTACAAACGCTCCTGTAGCGTGTGCTGGCCCTCTTCTTGCTGCAGAGCTTGAAGCACTAGGCAAAGCAATGGACAACCCAGCTCGCCCTCTAGTTGCGATTGTTGGTGGTTCTAAAGTTTCTACTAAGCTGACGGTTCTTGAGTCTCTTTCTAAAATTGCTGACCAACTTGTTGTTGGTGGTGGTATCGCAAACACGTTCATCGCTGCTGAAGGTCACAACGTAGGTAAGTCTTTATACGAAGCTGACCTAGTAGAGACCGCTAAAAAGCTAATGAAAGAGTGTGCAATTCCAGTAGCGACTGACGTTGCATGTGCAAAAGCATTTGATGAAAACGCAGAAGCTGAAATCAAGCACGTTTCTGAAGTTCAAGACGACGATATGATCTTCGATCTTGGTCCAGATTCAACAGCGGCGCTTGCTGAAATCATCGGCAATGCAAAAACGATTCTTTGGAACGGCCCTGTAGGTGTATTTGAATTCAAAAACTTTGAAGCCGGTACCGCGGGTATTTCTAAAGCTATCGCAGATTCTGAAGGATTCTCTGTTGCTGGTGGCGGTGATACGCTTGCAGCGATCGACAAGTTTGGTATCAAAGCAGACGTTTCTTACATCTCTACAGGTGGCGGCGCTTTCCTTGAATTCGTTGAAGGTAAAGTACTTCCAGCGGTTGCGATGCTAGAAGAGCGTGCGAAAGCATAA
- the epd gene encoding erythrose-4-phosphate dehydrogenase: MLKIAINGFGRIGRNVLRAVYESGKNHQIKIVAVNELAQPEAMAHLLQYDTSHGRFYKKISHDQEHLFVEHDNGERDSVRILHLEDIDLLPWQDLDVDIVLDCTGVYGCQEDGQRHIAAGAKKVIFSHPGATDLDNTIIYGVNHETLKPEHNVISNGSCTTNCIVPIIKVLDDAFTIESGTITTIHSSMNDQQVIDAYHPDLRRTRAASQSIIPVDTKLHVGIERIFPKFSNKFEAISVRVPTVNVTAMDLSVTVATKVKVNDVNQTITDASRCTLHNIVDYTEAPLVSIDFNHDQHSAIVDGTQTRVSNGHLIKMLVWCDNEWGFANRMLDTALVMHSLK; encoded by the coding sequence ATGCTAAAAATAGCCATTAATGGTTTTGGTCGTATTGGCCGAAATGTATTGCGTGCCGTATACGAAAGTGGCAAAAATCATCAAATAAAAATTGTGGCGGTCAATGAGCTTGCCCAGCCAGAAGCCATGGCGCATTTGTTGCAGTACGATACTTCTCACGGACGCTTCTATAAAAAAATCTCTCACGATCAAGAACACTTATTTGTAGAACACGACAATGGCGAAAGAGATTCAGTTCGTATTTTACATTTAGAAGATATCGATTTACTGCCGTGGCAAGATCTAGATGTTGATATCGTTCTAGACTGTACTGGCGTATATGGCTGCCAAGAAGACGGACAACGTCATATTGCTGCAGGGGCTAAAAAAGTTATTTTCTCCCATCCCGGCGCGACCGATTTGGATAACACCATCATTTATGGTGTTAACCATGAAACGCTTAAGCCTGAACATAACGTCATTTCTAATGGATCTTGTACGACTAACTGCATCGTCCCTATCATAAAGGTGCTCGATGATGCCTTTACGATTGAGTCTGGCACCATCACCACGATCCACTCTTCTATGAATGATCAACAGGTTATCGACGCCTATCATCCTGATCTACGCCGTACCCGTGCTGCAAGTCAATCTATCATCCCTGTTGATACCAAGTTACATGTGGGGATTGAACGAATCTTTCCGAAATTTTCCAACAAATTCGAAGCGATTTCAGTGCGCGTACCGACAGTGAACGTTACAGCAATGGATTTAAGTGTAACTGTTGCAACAAAAGTGAAAGTTAATGACGTAAATCAAACCATAACTGACGCTTCTAGGTGTACATTACATAACATTGTTGATTATACTGAAGCACCGCTTGTTTCCATCGATTTTAATCATGATCAACATAGTGCGATAGTAGACGGCACTCAAACCCGTGTAAGCAACGGGCATCTGATTAAAATGTTAGTATGGTGTGACAATGAGTGGGGCTTTGCCAATCGTATGTTGGATACTGCGTTGGTAATGCATTCGCTTAAATAA